Proteins encoded within one genomic window of Eurosta solidaginis isolate ZX-2024a chromosome 1, ASM4086904v1, whole genome shotgun sequence:
- the Arglu1 gene encoding UPF0430 protein CG31712, whose amino-acid sequence MGSSRSSRSPSKRHHKSKHKKRARERDRDRGNDVERMDAEVRSHKKKHKVASRETQRDKARGFSHSKHKKHAYVTISSSDSEDSDEYHALNRNRKHRKEVEVPRKEISRRRTEEELQIIEEETTKRVELLVKKRVEEELIKRKDEIEKEVMRRVELAKSEMELELMYELEKQKEQFREEARQREEAEKQKREELEAILAENNRKIEEAQKKLAEERLAIIEEQRLMEEKRQLMRKEEEKRTKEEQKIILGKNNSRPKLSFSLKPGVS is encoded by the coding sequence atgggTAGCTCAAGATCTTCGCGAAGTCCCTCTAAACGTCACCATAAGAGCAAACATAAAAAACGAGCAAGAGAGCGAGACCGGGACCGTGGCAATGATGTGGAGCGAATGGATGCTGAAGTACGGtcacataaaaaaaaacacaaagttGCGAGCCGTGAAACTCAGCGAGACAAAGCTCGAGGATTTAGCCATTCAAAACACAAGAAACATGCATACGTAACTATAAGTTCTAGTGACAGTGAAGACTCTGACGAATATCATGCCCTTAACAGAAATCGTAAGCACCGTAAAGAAGTCGAAGTCCCTCGAAAAGAAATAAGCAGACGCCGTACTGAAGAAGAGTTACAAATAATCGAAGAGGAAACAACTAAGCGGGTGGAGCTGTTGGTAAAAAAACGCGTAGAAGAGGAATTAATAAAGCGTAAGGATGAAATTGAAAAGGAAGTTATGCGTCGCGTTGAACTTGCCAAATCCGAAATGGAGTTAGAACTGATGTACGAGTTAGAAAAACAAAAAGAACAATTTCGCGAGGAAGCCCGCCAACGCGAGGAGGCTGAGAAACAAAAACGTGAGGAGCTGGAAGCTATATTAGCGGAAAACAATCGTAAAATAGAAGAGGCACAGAAAAAGTTAGCTGAAGAACGTTTAGCAATAATAGAAGAACAACGTTTAATGGAAGAAAAACGTCAGCTTATGCGTAAGGAAGAAGAAAAGCGCACTAAAGAAGAACAAAAAATCATACTAGGAAAAAATAATTCGCGCCCTAAACTTTCTTTCTCACTTAAACCTGGCGTATCGTGA